The Eulemur rufifrons isolate Redbay chromosome 12, OSU_ERuf_1, whole genome shotgun sequence DNA window GGAGATCCCTTGGGCGATTCCTTGGGCGATTCCTTGgctgcttctttctcttctgcctctttctgtTCAGCTTTGCCCACCTCAGCTTCGGGTTTGGGCTTCGCCTCTTCAACTGGTGATTTTGGCACAGGGGACTTGGCCTTTTCCGGCTTTCCCACCTTGGCTTCTGCCACCAGCTCCTCCTTGGTCACCACTTCCTCACGCTTTTCCTcaatcttcttttcctccttggcTTCAGCTTCCTCTCCTTCgccttcagcctcagtttctccttcttcttcctgcTCACCTTCCTCTTTCTCACTGGAGCCTTCCTTCTCCgagcctccctcctcagcttgGTCTGACTTAGccccctcatcttcctcctcttcttcttcctcttggccttcttcttcctccttttccgcTTCCTCCTCTCCTTTAATTTCAGGTGCAGCGGCTTTCACTGGCGATTTCTTGGCAGCTACAGCTTCTTCTTCagcttcttcttcctcttccttttctcctgcctcttcctccttctcctcttctttcacGGACACGGCCAATTCCTCCGCAATGGCGGTCAGGGCATCTTCCATTTCCGACTTCTCATCCTCCACCTTCGTTTCCTCTATGATCTCCTCCACAAATTTGTGTTGGACCTTTAGCTTGGGAGCCTCGACCTTGGTTTTCTGAATCTTACTGGATATTGTGACTGAGGGCTGGCGGTGCGTATACAGCGGCCCAGTGATGCTTCCTGCAAATGTACTAAACCTGGTCTCTTCCCCCTCCAGAAGTTTTCTAAAAGGAGAGAATCAAAGAGAAGTCATAATTAAAATCTCATGGGGCCTTCTGAATTTCGTTACATTATGGATAATGCAGTAACCACCTTTGGATAAATAGAACTACATAAGTGAAAGATTCCATCATTCCAGTGTAATACCAGCTGTCATTTCACTGGCATATTGTGTCATATTCGGTGACAGATAGATTCCCCTGGACTGCCATACAGTTGCCCCCTGCAGTAACTAACTACGCCCAATGGTCCACTAACCACACCCAGCCACTAAGTCTCAGCCCTGCCGCAGAGATCTATTTGGTGCAACACTGAGAAGTTCCCTAGcggccaaaaaacaaaacaacacaagataaacaaacacagaaagaaaacccAAACCTCAAAACCAAACAACTTAGTGACCTTTTTGAGCATTTGGACTTTCAGGATAtgcattaatttctttcttagcaAATATGATGttcaaaaaaattcacaaaactgTTAAGCATATTTCAGAACTTAGGCTCGGTGCTAATATGAGTGTATCAAGTTATAAATTGGTCTGTAATTTTAATCATAAAGTGTCTATATTGGTAGTAGAAAAACTGTTTAACCAAGGATTTTGTCCTTTGAACTTAGTCAACAGCAAGGGCACATCAGTTGGTAAATTTATAATCTATTTCTCTATCTAGAAAGAGATCATACATGTATACATCTATATATCTAgatttatatatatctatatatacatatctatagaTCTATAATATATGAAGAGAAATATACATGACATATATCTAGACATACAATCTATACAACtatataataaactataatatACCTAAATTAtctacatatgtaaaaataaatatatctgtatTCTAATATGTCAATCTGTATCTATCCTCAGCCAGATGATGGCAATAGTAAGCTATAACAGAGAAGTAGAATGTCCTGGTGTTTGTCCTTGACATTATAAATTTGCAAAGCTGAAACCACCAGATCAAATATTACAAACTAAAACTCCATTTGTGCTTCaaacattcaaaaacatttttcaataaaaagtttaagcCTATGCATTAAAATTAATGGCCgccccttgcccccaccccttgTGATccaaagccttttatttttactagtaTTCACTCTTTTAAAGCTGTATAAAAAGTGGCAAAACTCCATTTGCAATTCTTTAGAATACTTTAAGTCAGCAGGAAAACCAGGCGCTGACTTGACGCCCGCACCCTGCCCGCTTCAGCTTCAGCGGGGAAGGCTCTGCGTGAACAGCCACCGCAGTGCGGTTAGCATTCCGGCCACGTACGCAGCGAGCGCCCTACCTGTACGCAGCGATCTCGATATCCAGGGCCATCTTGACGTTGAGGAGATCCTGGTATTCCCGCAAATGACGAGCCATTTCCCACTTTGTGCCCCGAAGCTCATTTTCCAGCTGCTGGATGGTGTCCTGCAACAGACACAGGGCGTCTCCGCAAACTCGTCTTTCCAAACAGCAACTTCCTTTACAGACCGCTTGCAaccgctccccctccccccctccccagcccccttccaGCTGGGCAAACCTCGCAGACATCACCGTCAGCCCCATTCCCTCGCcctttcttttaatttacatCTAAGGAATTcttaaacaaaatcaataagGCAATAAGACATTTCCCGGGCACATCATGCGCTGACACCCGTGGACCGAGAACACATCTCAACAGGGAACACACATGCGTGGAGAAACTCCGTGGCTGATCGGGTCATTCCCATCTGAGCCCTTTGGGCTGAAGGCAGTTTTGGGAGGTGTTCCATCACTGCCGGAAAAGTAGAGAATACGTGCGTTTCTACATAAGCTATCTTAAAGTTGCTTTATTAACTACCGAATGCATACCTCCGACTTTAAACGTGCAAGCGTGCAAAACTGGAACTGGCGAGGAAAAGAAGCCCTTTTTTGAAAAAGGTTAGAACTCTTAGGCCTCTGGGGCAGGTGGGCGGGGGAGGAGcgtggaggaggagaagaggggcgAGGACCCTTCCACAACTGCTAGATCTGCGGCGCGCGCGCACTGGCGAGCGGCCACCAGGGAGCGCGGCTGAGAGGGCGCCTGGGCTCGCGCCCGAGTGTCGGGCGCGCGCGGCGCTGGCGCTGGCGCAGGCTGGCCGCGCAGCCGCGGTTCCTACCTGGTAGCTGCTGAGGTCGTGGTTGTGGCGCTCCTCGATGTCGCTGAGCTGCCGCTCCAGGGACTCCTTGGTGCCGCGCACTGACTCTAGCTCGATGCTCTTGGACTGCAGCTGGCGCCGGTACTCGGCGATCTCTTCCTTGGCGGAGCGGATGGCCTCCTTGTTCTGCTCGGCCGCCTCGGTGAGCTTGGCGTAGCGGCATTTAAACCACTCTTCGGCCTGGTGCATGTTCTGGTCGGAGTGGCACTCGAGCTGGGAGCGGATCTCCTTCAGCGCCGTCGAGATGTCTGTCTTCAGGTAGTCTTTGCGCTCCACCGTGATGTGCGACGCCTGGATCTGGGCCAGCAGGTCGGCCACCTCCTCTTCGTGATTGCTCCGCAGGAAGGCCACCTCATCCTGCAGCGACTGCACCTTCTTGTCCAGCTCCACCTTGACCATCGACGCCTCCTCGATGTCTTTGCGCAGCGCGCGGATGGCCGCCTCGGTGTCATCTCGCAGCCGTGCCTCCTCCTCGAAGCGCTCCTTCAGCCGGTGGATGTCTTCCTCCAGGTGGTCCGAGTCCAGCTGTACCTGAGCCTTCTCGTGGTTCACCAGCTCGAGCGTGGCGCGCAGCTCGCGGATCTCCTGGTCGTACGCGTCGCCCAGCTGGGCGTGCGAGGCCTGCTTCTGCCGCAGCGCCTGGATCTCCGCCTCGATCTCCTTGTTCTGCTGCTCCAGGTAGTGCACCTTCTCGATGTAGCCGGCGAAGCGGTCATTCAGCCCCTGCAGCTGCTCCTTCTCGTTGGAGCGGGACAGCTTGTAGTCCCCGCCCGGCCCGGAGGCGCCGTTGAGCAGGGACGAGGACTGGCTGAAGTCGAGGCTGCTCTCGGCGGAGCTGAGCATGGCCGAGCTGTAGGCGAGGCGCGGGGCGAGCATGCTGCGCTTGTAGGAGGAGGACACGGTGCTGGGCGAGCCGCGGGACCACGACTGCGAGCGGAAGCCGCTGGACGGGGAGCCGCTCAGGCGGCTGAAGCTCGAGCGGGTTTCGGTGACCCGCCGGTAGGCGGACGGGTTGCCCAACGAGTCCAACGTGTAGCTCATCTTGGAGGCCTTGGGGCGTGTGGCTGTCACAGCGTTCTGCTGGCCCCGCCGCAGCCCATTTATAGCCGCGGCGCTGGTCCCGGGCCAGGGCCCCGCCCCGTGGAGGCGGCGGCCGAGGAGGCGGGGACTGCGGGTACCGGgtcggggaggaggggaggggatgacGACTTAGCGGTGATTCAGCGCCCGCTCCACGTGGGCCACGCCGCATCGGACCCTGGACTTTACTGCCTGGGTCCCAGCCTCTCCACCCACCAGGGCCACTTTCCGGCCCAGACCACTTGTCGCCCCTCAGTCGCCTTCTTTCCATTTCTCACTTTCCGATTGCATTTTACACACGTGGTGCCAATATCCACCCATTCAATGCCCTTTCTTTGTCTAGTCACTCTCCCGCCGCGCTGGCAGCTCTGCTCCGGACCCCCTGGTCCCCCATAGCCCTGCACACTCTTATCCTCACGGCTTTCTCTTCTTTTGCCCTGTCCCCGACACTTTTTTCTTTACCCATCTTCTGTGCCTAATCACTTCCCTTCCTTTTTGTTTGGGGCTCTTATCCCTCCCGCTCTGGCCTGCTCTCGtcccgctccccccccccccccgcccttcTCTCTAAGCCCCTTCCTCTGGGACCCTTTTCTTCCAATCTTTTCcgtctcccttctcctccctcccctccccctacattccctcttctcccctcccccatcctcatcttcccctgccttcctccccttcccccactccttGTCTTAAAGCAGCTGGAGAGGAGCGCAAAGGAGCTGagtctagaagaaaaaaaaagactttgaggAACGGTCGGCCAGAAGGCTCCGGGAAGGGGACAAAGAGGACAGGCCGGGGTAGTTATTTGTATTAAAAGTGGGATGTGGCGCTACATTCTGCTTAACGTTTGGGGGACGTCCGCAGCTTCCGCAGGGGTACAAGGTAAGGCGCTTGTGCTCGCTATGGCGCCGGCAGCACCAAGGACAGCGCCCAGGCCGGCGAGCGGGAGGTACAGCTACCCCGGGGGCTTGTCACCCAGCCTGGCCTGTTAGcttggcagggagcagggggctCTCTCCCCGGTCTTCTCCCGGAGTGAATACAAGTAAAACCTGTTTGTAGTGACTCTATTTGCAGGGGCCAAGCTGGAATCGCACGCTAAGACTTCTCTGCAATGCAGGGTTGGCACAAGGAACAGATTGCAGGTTTTGAAAACAACCAAAATTCATTAAAGTCAGTTAACGAAAATATGTACTTGTAGCCCAGTTTGAGTTTTCTAACATATGATGGATGCAGGAAAGCAAGAAATACAGGGCCTGAAATTTGAAGGTCAAATATTCCTTGGAAAGGAGAATTTGAAATCTGATATGAAAAGTCCAGGGAAGCATAGTTTAGGATAAGTTTGGACACAAACAATTGCCTTGTCATCTGATGGTTTAGTACTCCCTATGTGTAACTGCAATGACAGAAAAGGCATCTGAGttaattctaaattaatttaaaagttgcCAAACAGATTTACCACAACCTTGAATAAAACCAGAtaaatttttcccccttttaaaatgtaatatatttctccttttagatTTTAATAATTGGATTGGAATAGATTTTCCTTATGtttaaacatgtttatttaaACAAGGACTCTATACAGACTTCCTGCTGTCTGGTGCACTCCTAACTGTTAAAATGTCCCTTTATTTTGGGTAATGCCTTGCGGGTAATTCGGGGTGGAAAAAGTTCAGAATACTGCAAGACAAAGTGAAGAACGGAATGTATAACTAAGGACAGTGCTGAGGCCACAGGCACAAGTGGTAAATGCTTGCTATGGGTGAGAAGGAACTGCTGCTTATAAAAAGTAGAGACTTCAGACTTAAATAGCTTGTTTTTGCAGCCTGCGTTCTCCAGACTCTGTTTTTATTAAATGACAGGGTCATATTAATCAGTATGTGTAATCAGAAAAGGCGTGGGTTTctagaggttttattttttatttttataagtccCCTTGGCCCATTTGTATTAAAGTAGcaataatgtttaaaatagaaGGGGTTAATTTAGGGAGTTACTTTTGGTTCCTTAATGTGAAACTGCAGCATTGCAGGCTGTGTGGGGGAAGGATGTTCTAGTTTGCTGAGGGAAGGGTTATCTCCAAGGAAGGAGATCCCGTGTCTCAAGTTGTTCAGAGAGGCAGATGACAGAGTGAGGGGATTGGCTTGTGACTACTATAAAAACAGGATTTTCTGGtttcatttggataaataaaGGAAGAGAGTAAGAAAACTCCCAGCCTTCTGGACTCAGCAAGATGCCATCTAGATAAGGCCAAATGCTAATTATGCAGTAATTTTGTCTTCTTACTTATTACTTTCtgcttgtattaaaatatataaaaatccttgGCGATTTCATGTTGCATGTTCGCTGCAAACACTTTCTGCAATGAGAACACATGGTTAACCGGCAGGCTTCTGCTGTTAGTTTTCTTTAGGGCTTTGCAAATGAGATGACTCTGCAGAGAGACATTTACAAGGAAACACATGTCTAACTTCATAATTAGCCTGTTTTGCCTTGTATCTAAACCAGTCCAGAAATTGTTCAGCTTCTAACTGGTTACAGGAGGAGGAAAATTGTTTGTTGCGTACAAACAAAATAATGGCCAATTACTCAGGCTAACTCTAGTGCCTACAGCTTAGAATCATAACTCCAATGTCACATGATGTATTGTTCAATCTGGGCACTGCAGGATAATGCAAAGAATTATAACAGTCACTTTATTAAGGAAAAACAATTCCCATGACTTAAAAATGAAGGTCCAGTTCCATGTttagcaaaatgttttatgtcaTGTTAGACTCTTTCACTTTAACCACTCTTCCTAAAGGTGATTTGAAGGTTATACCCGTCAGTGAATTTagtattaaaactttttttcaaaaagctATCATagacatttttccctttttgtctcATAGTTTTGAAGAACATTTGTCACcttaatatttttcacagaaagaaatgattttgcattttttgttacCCTAATGACACTAAAGCTATGGAATCTTCTTAAAACattaacaagagagaaaacaatttaTCTGAATTTACCACACTGCATTGGTGGAAGTGAGTTGACTATaatacttttgtaattttttccaaattggGGAGTTACACATATGATTCAGATGTcagacattttaaatgaaatttatcacTGGATTGTTGTTTCATAAACCATAGTCTGTTTTGAATCACTTTACAGAGCATGCTCCAATCTATATGTTCCTTCAGTAGGGAAAGTGCAAATGTTGACTTGGTACTTAAGAGATAGCcactgtgaggtttttttttagatagccactgtgaggttttttttttagggtaTCATCTAATAATAATGGGAAATATATCCTTTGCATAATGGGTGTATTTATCGGGCcagaaaataaagatcaaaaaaataagaagttggacattttctccctttccccccaTTTCCTTACTATTCTTCTTTTAgagaatgtatattttttgatACACAAAAATGCAAGGAGGATGGGATGTGGGAACTCGACAGCAAGCAAGATACTCCAGATGGAAGATGCCACTGTCAAACTGGTAGGCTGAATCTGTCCAAGATTAGATGATCTGTTCTTTCTCTCAAACTACTGTGATGTCTTGAACCTTTTGCCTAGGGTCTGATTCTAGAACTCAtgacaaataattatttataacctGTGCTTTGGTAATTATTTAAGGGGTTGTTGCTGTAGGAAGCTAGGGATGTACTCTGCTGGAGCAGGAAACacgagaaaatacaaaaatatagtaCTTATTTCTGCTTAAGCCTCAGGATGTCAAACTTTAAAAGCAACTTTGACTTTTGGGTTTTTTAGTTTCAGAtgttgaaagcaaaataaaaatatcctcaGGGGAGAAAGGCTGTTTCTTGTCAGGAAAATTGGTACGTGCATGTTTATATCCCTATTATCTTTGATTAAAACAAGCCCATCTGGACCACAGTTTCCCTTTTCTGACATTAAACCACTGAAATGGTGTTTGTTTCCCTTGCCAAATATTTTGTCCATTAAATAGTGCCTTACATTTCTGTCAGTTACTGTTTTTATGAAGTTAattggaatattaaaaaaaacttaaaacatttaatttttatattattccaaATATTAACCTAATCAGTTTCGGAATTCTGTATCAGGAAATTTTATGTTTCATAGGGAAGGATTTAGCTTTCGGCTTTAACATCGCTTGCTGATTTTTTTGCTGTGTAATGCCTTCACCCTGCCACCGTAAACCGGTTCTATGACAGCCAGAAGAGGAAGACTTGGAATTTAAGAAAAGTATTTAGTAGAAGGGCGATTCAAAAATAAAGTTGAGTAGATGCATAATAAAACAGTACTGCTATACTAACTGTCAGCATGCTTTTAATTGAACACATTGGCGTTACCTAAAAAGCAGTAGATCCTGATGATAtgcacttgaatttttaaaaccctgCATTGCACGTAACTTTGCACCAGTGCAGCCATGGAATATTTATAGCCTATTTTATCCTGAGCTTACCAAGGCCTGACTTAGCAAGAGACATGATTCTTTTATTAGAAACTCTTAATTAAAATGAGCTTTGTAAATCTATAGCATATCAATAATCTTTGGACCAAATTTCTGAAAAGACCTAAACCCGGgaatataaaatcaaaaagaagTCTTACCTAATAATTAAGTCTCATCGTCCCAGGACTGGGTTATTTTTTTCACCATTTCTGCAATTCTAAAAAGCAATATTCTTTCACAATCCTCTGAAAATGGGCTCACTGTCAGC harbors:
- the NEFM gene encoding neurofilament medium polypeptide, which produces MSYTLDSLGNPSAYRRVTETRSSFSRLSGSPSSGFRSQSWSRGSPSTVSSSYKRSMLAPRLAYSSAMLSSAESSLDFSQSSSLLNGASGPGGDYKLSRSNEKEQLQGLNDRFAGYIEKVHYLEQQNKEIEAEIQALRQKQASHAQLGDAYDQEIRELRATLELVNHEKAQVQLDSDHLEEDIHRLKERFEEEARLRDDTEAAIRALRKDIEEASMVKVELDKKVQSLQDEVAFLRSNHEEEVADLLAQIQASHITVERKDYLKTDISTALKEIRSQLECHSDQNMHQAEEWFKCRYAKLTEAAEQNKEAIRSAKEEIAEYRRQLQSKSIELESVRGTKESLERQLSDIEERHNHDLSSYQDTIQQLENELRGTKWEMARHLREYQDLLNVKMALDIEIAAYRKLLEGEETRFSTFAGSITGPLYTHRQPSVTISSKIQKTKVEAPKLKVQHKFVEEIIEETKVEDEKSEMEDALTAIAEELAVSVKEEEKEEEAGEKEEEEEAEEEAVAAKKSPVKAAAPEIKGEEEAEKEEEEGQEEEEEEEDEGAKSDQAEEGGSEKEGSSEKEEGEQEEEGETEAEGEGEEAEAKEEKKIEEKREEVVTKEELVAEAKVGKPEKAKSPVPKSPVEEAKPKPEAEVGKAEQKEAEEKEAAKESPKESPKGSPKESPKESPKESPKASPKESPKESPKESPKESPKESPKEEKVEKKEEKPKDVPTKKKAESPVKEAVEEVVTVTKSIKVHVEKEVKEEEKKGKEKAEEGGSEEEGGDQGLKESKKEDIAVNGEVEGKEEEEQETKEKGSGREEEKGVVTNGLDLSPADEKKGGDRSEEKVVVTKTVEKISEGGDGATKYITKSVTVTQKVEEHEETFEEKLVSTKKVEKVTSHAIVKEVTQGD